In Halosegnis marinus, one genomic interval encodes:
- a CDS encoding HNH endonuclease — protein MSVWREAVRAELSRFRARTGRDTVTRGELLRQSLDDLEARFPGSETPEQSLSRTLQELRDRDEIEFRGDGEYAITELAAPFERGTTYTRSRLHDAYGGMRQSGIAPSADYPFVFLFYGAAGEQYGYDDGFRGDTFVYTGEGQVGDMEMTHGNRVVRDHAEDGRRLYLFENADGGEVTFVGEYEYGDHFRQEMDDANGDRREAVRFELVPAGASGVPDDAPEFDDADLTDLYEHATGGETTGGPTTTRSTSYARSESVREFARAYADGVCEGCDEPAPFRDGDGEPYLEVHHLHRRADGGADDPGNVVALCPNCHRRRHHGADGDTFNEELKAYAEDRPY, from the coding sequence ATGAGTGTCTGGCGGGAGGCCGTCCGTGCCGAACTATCGCGCTTCCGGGCGCGAACCGGCCGCGACACCGTGACGAGGGGCGAACTGCTCCGACAGTCGTTGGACGACCTCGAAGCGCGGTTTCCCGGCTCGGAGACGCCGGAACAGAGCCTAAGCCGGACGCTTCAGGAACTCCGCGACCGCGACGAGATCGAGTTCCGCGGCGACGGCGAGTACGCGATCACGGAGCTCGCCGCGCCGTTCGAGCGCGGCACGACGTACACCCGGAGCCGACTCCACGACGCGTACGGCGGGATGCGCCAGTCCGGCATCGCCCCCTCGGCCGACTACCCGTTCGTGTTTCTCTTCTACGGCGCGGCGGGCGAGCAGTACGGCTACGACGACGGCTTCCGCGGGGACACCTTCGTCTACACCGGGGAGGGACAGGTCGGCGACATGGAGATGACGCACGGCAACCGCGTGGTGCGCGATCACGCCGAGGACGGGCGACGGCTCTACCTGTTCGAGAACGCCGACGGCGGCGAGGTGACGTTCGTCGGCGAGTACGAGTACGGCGACCACTTCCGGCAGGAGATGGACGACGCGAACGGCGACCGACGCGAGGCCGTTCGCTTCGAACTCGTCCCCGCGGGCGCGTCGGGGGTTCCCGACGACGCGCCGGAGTTCGACGACGCGGACCTGACGGACCTGTACGAGCACGCCACGGGTGGCGAAACGACCGGCGGGCCGACGACCACGCGGAGCACTAGCTACGCTCGATCCGAGTCGGTCCGCGAGTTCGCCCGCGCCTACGCCGACGGGGTGTGTGAGGGATGTGACGAGCCGGCCCCCTTCCGCGACGGGGACGGCGAGCCGTATCTGGAGGTCCACCACCTCCACCGGCGGGCTGACGGGGGCGCGGACGACCCGGGAAACGTCGTCGCGCTGTGCCCGAACTGTCACCGCCGACGCCACCACGGTGCCGACGGCGACACGTTCAACGAGGAACTGAAGGCGTACGCCGAGGACCGACCGTACTGA
- a CDS encoding DUF7269 family protein translates to MALSRWQQVVGGLVVAALAGTVVLVARPELAAALPTGSELVEAAATLDPTTVGVGAAVALGALLALLVAFTRSAATDDDRFDRLRERPPEAVTADEATRTGSGFDEDLDRAERGVERGIEATRDRLAELAARVHAAETGDPVPAAREAVTAGAWTDDRTAAAFLGGPELTYSVVARLRLWLDPETERRRRVAATVAAVRERADGGAP, encoded by the coding sequence ATGGCCCTGAGCCGGTGGCAACAGGTCGTCGGGGGGCTCGTCGTCGCGGCGCTCGCCGGGACGGTCGTACTCGTCGCCCGCCCCGAACTCGCCGCGGCGCTCCCCACCGGGAGCGAGCTGGTCGAGGCGGCCGCGACCCTCGACCCGACGACCGTGGGCGTCGGGGCGGCGGTCGCGCTCGGCGCCCTGCTCGCGCTGCTGGTCGCGTTCACCCGGAGCGCCGCGACCGACGACGACCGGTTCGACCGCCTGCGCGAGCGGCCGCCGGAGGCCGTCACCGCCGACGAGGCGACCAGGACCGGCTCGGGGTTCGACGAGGACCTCGACAGGGCGGAGCGGGGCGTCGAACGGGGTATCGAGGCGACGCGCGACCGCCTCGCGGAACTGGCGGCGCGCGTCCACGCCGCGGAGACGGGCGACCCGGTGCCGGCGGCCCGCGAGGCCGTGACCGCCGGCGCGTGGACCGACGACCGGACCGCGGCCGCCTTCCTCGGCGGCCCGGAACTCACCTACTCGGTGGTTGCGCGGCTCCGGCTGTGGCTCGACCCCGAGACCGAGCGCCGCCGGCGGGTGGCCGCGACGGTCGCGGCCGTCCGCGAGCGCGCCGACGGGGGTGCGCCGTGA
- a CDS encoding AAA family ATPase: protein MKVTDATDACGRVLGEVGSAVIADDEFLETVLAGVLADGHVLLEDVPGTGKTLTARSFADALGLDFRRIQFTPDLLPADITGSTIYDESTGGFTFQRGPIFANVVLADEINRAPPKTQAALLEAMGEGQVTVDRETYDLPDPFFVIATQNPVEQEGTFRLPEAQRDRFMFKTEMGYPDRAGERRLLDLRADRTVSAPSVGRVLDEGTVSGMQAAVETVDVEGKLRDYIVDLARATREDSRVRVGVSPRGIQRTFEAVRAAAVLAGRDYAVPDDVKRVVRPVFAHRLVLTTEASVGDVDPHDVAEAVLDRVTVPPGAE, encoded by the coding sequence ATGAAGGTCACGGACGCGACCGACGCGTGTGGTCGGGTACTGGGGGAAGTGGGGAGCGCAGTCATCGCGGACGACGAGTTCCTCGAAACCGTCCTCGCGGGGGTGCTCGCGGACGGCCACGTGCTGCTGGAGGACGTGCCGGGGACGGGCAAGACGCTCACGGCCCGCTCGTTCGCCGACGCGCTCGGCCTCGACTTCCGCCGTATCCAGTTCACGCCCGACCTCCTGCCCGCCGACATCACCGGCTCGACCATCTACGACGAGTCCACGGGGGGGTTCACCTTCCAGCGCGGGCCGATATTCGCGAACGTGGTGCTCGCCGACGAGATAAACCGCGCGCCGCCGAAGACGCAGGCGGCTCTCCTCGAAGCGATGGGGGAGGGACAGGTGACGGTGGACCGCGAGACGTACGACCTGCCCGACCCGTTCTTCGTCATCGCGACGCAGAACCCCGTCGAGCAGGAGGGGACCTTCCGGCTGCCGGAGGCCCAGCGCGACCGCTTCATGTTCAAGACCGAGATGGGCTATCCGGACCGGGCCGGCGAGCGCCGCCTGCTCGACCTGCGGGCCGACCGCACCGTCTCCGCGCCCTCGGTCGGCCGCGTGCTCGACGAGGGCACCGTCTCGGGGATGCAGGCGGCCGTCGAGACGGTCGACGTCGAGGGGAAGCTCCGCGACTACATCGTGGACCTCGCGCGCGCCACCCGCGAGGACTCCCGCGTCCGCGTCGGCGTCTCGCCGCGCGGCATCCAGCGGACGTTCGAGGCGGTCCGGGCCGCCGCGGTCCTCGCGGGCCGCGACTACGCCGTTCCGGACGACGTGAAGCGGGTCGTCCGCCCGGTGTTCGCCCACCGGCTCGTCCTCACCACGGAGGCGTCGGTCGGCGACGTCGACCCGCACGACGTGGCCGAGGCGGTCCTCGACCGGGTGACCGTCCCGCCCGGGGCCGAGTAG
- the katG gene encoding catalase/peroxidase HPI, which produces MSKTNEEWWPQQLRLDPLDQNAGETDPMGEEFDYGEAFESLDLDAVKEDIEDVLTTSQDWWPADYGHYGPLMIRMAWHSAGTYRTVDGRGGAGGGRQRFAPLNSWPDNANLDKARRLLWPVKKKYGRKLSWADLMVLTGNVALESMGFETFGFAGGREDAYAPDEAVDWGPEEEMETWDRFDEDDRLEPPLGASVMGLIYVNPEGPEGNPDPEWSADRIRQTFDRMAMNDEETAALIAGGHTFGKVHGAGDPENLGPEPEAAPMESQGFGWEREDTDGPVKGGEMITSGIEGPWTQSPTEWDMGYLSNLLDYEWEAHKGPGGAWQWKPTDESLEGSAEPAHGDEGATPMMLTTDVALKRDPDYREIIEGFRDNPMRFGIAFAKAWYKLTHRDMGPPERFLGPEVPDEVMDWQDPVPAVDHDLVGDEEIAELKETILATDLTRTELVETAWASASTFRGSDKRGGANGARVRLRPQRDWEVNKPEQLARVLDTYREVKEEFDASRDDDVRVSLADLIVLGGNAAVEAAAADAGYDVEVPFEPGRTDATQEQTDADSFEALKPRSDGFRNYEGDADDRPAEEALVDKADLLDLTPDEMTVLVGGLRVLDANYDDSEHGVFTDEPGTLTNDFFANLVGMETEWEAVDDEGTRFEGRDRETGEVTWTGTRADLVFGSHSRLRAIAEVYAADDAEEQFVEDFVEAWHKVMAADRFDLQ; this is translated from the coding sequence ATGTCCAAGACGAACGAGGAGTGGTGGCCACAGCAGCTCCGACTGGACCCGCTCGACCAGAACGCGGGGGAGACGGACCCGATGGGCGAGGAGTTCGACTACGGCGAGGCGTTCGAGTCGCTCGACCTCGACGCGGTGAAGGAGGACATCGAGGACGTGCTGACCACCTCGCAGGACTGGTGGCCCGCCGACTACGGCCACTACGGCCCGCTGATGATACGGATGGCGTGGCACAGCGCCGGCACGTACCGGACCGTGGACGGCCGCGGCGGCGCGGGCGGCGGCCGCCAGCGCTTCGCCCCGCTCAACAGCTGGCCGGACAACGCGAACCTCGACAAGGCGCGGCGCCTCCTGTGGCCCGTCAAGAAGAAGTACGGGCGCAAGCTCTCGTGGGCGGACCTGATGGTGCTCACGGGTAACGTCGCGCTGGAGTCGATGGGCTTCGAGACGTTCGGCTTCGCCGGCGGCCGCGAGGACGCCTACGCGCCCGACGAGGCCGTCGACTGGGGTCCCGAGGAGGAGATGGAGACGTGGGACCGCTTCGACGAGGACGACCGGCTCGAACCGCCGCTCGGCGCCTCCGTCATGGGGCTCATCTACGTCAACCCCGAGGGCCCGGAGGGGAACCCGGACCCCGAGTGGTCGGCCGACCGCATCCGGCAGACGTTCGACCGGATGGCGATGAACGACGAGGAGACCGCGGCGCTCATCGCCGGCGGCCACACCTTCGGCAAGGTCCACGGCGCGGGCGACCCGGAGAACCTCGGCCCCGAGCCGGAGGCCGCGCCGATGGAGTCGCAGGGCTTCGGCTGGGAGCGCGAGGACACCGACGGCCCGGTGAAGGGCGGCGAGATGATCACGAGCGGTATCGAGGGGCCGTGGACGCAGTCCCCGACCGAGTGGGACATGGGCTACCTGAGCAACCTCCTCGACTACGAGTGGGAGGCGCACAAGGGGCCCGGCGGCGCGTGGCAGTGGAAGCCGACCGACGAGTCGCTGGAGGGAAGCGCGGAGCCGGCCCACGGCGACGAGGGCGCCACCCCGATGATGCTCACCACCGACGTGGCGCTGAAGCGCGACCCCGACTACCGCGAGATAATCGAGGGGTTCCGCGACAACCCGATGCGGTTCGGCATCGCGTTCGCGAAGGCGTGGTACAAGCTCACGCACCGTGACATGGGCCCGCCGGAGCGGTTCCTCGGCCCCGAGGTGCCGGACGAGGTCATGGACTGGCAGGACCCCGTCCCCGCCGTGGACCACGACCTCGTCGGCGACGAGGAGATAGCCGAGCTGAAGGAGACGATACTCGCGACGGACCTGACCCGCACCGAGCTCGTGGAGACGGCGTGGGCCTCGGCCTCGACGTTCCGCGGGAGCGACAAGCGCGGCGGCGCGAACGGCGCGCGCGTCCGGCTCCGCCCCCAGCGCGACTGGGAGGTCAACAAGCCCGAACAGCTCGCGCGCGTGCTGGACACGTACCGCGAGGTCAAGGAGGAGTTCGACGCCTCGCGCGACGACGACGTGCGCGTCTCGCTCGCGGATCTCATCGTGCTCGGCGGCAACGCGGCCGTCGAGGCGGCGGCCGCCGACGCCGGCTACGACGTCGAGGTCCCCTTCGAGCCGGGCCGCACCGACGCCACGCAGGAGCAGACGGACGCCGACTCCTTCGAGGCGCTAAAGCCCCGCTCCGACGGCTTCCGCAACTACGAGGGCGACGCCGACGACCGCCCCGCCGAGGAGGCGCTCGTCGACAAGGCCGACCTGCTCGACCTCACGCCCGACGAGATGACGGTGCTCGTCGGCGGCCTGCGCGTGCTCGACGCGAACTACGACGACTCCGAGCACGGCGTGTTCACGGACGAGCCGGGGACGCTCACGAACGACTTCTTCGCGAACCTCGTCGGCATGGAGACCGAGTGGGAGGCCGTCGACGACGAGGGCACCCGCTTCGAGGGCCGCGACCGCGAGACGGGCGAGGTGACGTGGACCGGCACCCGCGCCGACCTCGTCTTCGGCTCGCACTCCCGGCTCCGCGCCATCGCCGAGGTGTACGCCGCGGACGACGCCGAGGAGCAGTTCGTCGAGGACTTCGTCGAGGCGTGGCACAAGGTCATGGCCGCCGACCGGTTCGACCTGCAGTAA
- a CDS encoding DUF58 domain-containing protein → MTRRVALASVLLFAGVGVLFASPTALVAAVVPLAYVVADAASAVPASPAIAVERSLSPASPTPGDRVTVTLSLSNEGESALADVRVVDGVPDALAVVEGSPRAAVALPVDGSAEVSYEVVAKRGDFAFGDPTVRLRPTVGDDPATATLPVAGATALESRGTAAPPRPEAARLQAGTLTTDRSGQGIEFRSVREYRHGDALSRLDWRRLAKTGELATVEYREEHALRLLVLVDARPETRTVPEPGYPTGGEAAAYAGRVLYDALRSGGHVAGAAAVGLPNGYLPEGHAGDGLAWVDDRDPRDPTAVFERAEAAGAATDTTAQRAIRDDAAVGRVLGRLRPNTHVVFVTPLADDWPTTLARRLTVAGHPLTVVSPDGTGDSTPGGEVAALERRLRLRAVRLLGADTVDWDRDRPLRASLETSVREVLSR, encoded by the coding sequence GTGACCCGCCGCGTGGCGCTCGCGTCGGTGCTACTGTTCGCCGGCGTCGGCGTCCTGTTCGCCTCGCCGACCGCGCTCGTCGCCGCCGTCGTCCCGCTCGCGTACGTCGTCGCGGACGCCGCGAGCGCGGTGCCGGCCTCGCCCGCGATAGCCGTCGAGCGGTCGCTGTCGCCCGCCTCCCCGACACCCGGCGACCGCGTGACGGTGACGCTCTCGCTTTCGAACGAGGGGGAGAGCGCGCTCGCCGACGTGCGGGTCGTCGACGGCGTCCCCGACGCGCTCGCGGTGGTCGAGGGCTCCCCCCGGGCCGCGGTCGCGCTCCCGGTCGACGGGAGCGCCGAGGTGTCCTACGAGGTGGTCGCGAAGCGGGGCGACTTCGCGTTCGGCGACCCGACCGTGCGCCTGCGCCCGACCGTCGGCGACGACCCGGCGACGGCGACCCTGCCGGTCGCGGGCGCGACGGCGCTCGAATCGCGGGGGACGGCCGCGCCGCCCCGGCCGGAGGCCGCGCGCCTGCAGGCCGGCACGCTGACGACGGACCGGAGCGGGCAGGGCATCGAGTTCCGCTCCGTCCGCGAGTACCGCCACGGCGACGCGCTCTCGCGGCTGGACTGGCGGCGGCTGGCGAAGACGGGCGAACTCGCCACCGTCGAGTACCGCGAGGAGCACGCGCTGCGACTGCTCGTCCTCGTGGACGCGCGCCCGGAGACGCGGACCGTCCCCGAACCGGGCTACCCGACGGGCGGGGAGGCCGCGGCGTACGCCGGGCGGGTGCTGTACGACGCGCTCCGGAGCGGGGGCCACGTCGCGGGCGCGGCCGCCGTCGGCCTCCCGAACGGGTACCTCCCCGAGGGCCACGCCGGCGACGGGCTGGCGTGGGTGGACGACCGCGACCCGCGCGACCCGACCGCCGTCTTCGAGCGGGCCGAGGCCGCGGGTGCGGCCACCGACACGACGGCCCAGCGGGCGATACGCGACGACGCGGCGGTCGGGCGCGTACTCGGCCGCCTGCGCCCGAACACCCACGTCGTGTTCGTCACGCCGCTCGCGGACGACTGGCCGACGACGCTGGCCCGGCGGCTGACCGTCGCGGGCCACCCGCTCACCGTCGTCAGTCCGGACGGCACCGGCGACTCGACGCCGGGCGGCGAGGTGGCGGCGCTCGAACGCCGCCTCCGCCTGCGCGCGGTGCGCCTGCTCGGGGCCGACACGGTGGACTGGGACCGCGACCGACCGCTGCGGGCCAGCCTCGAAACCTCGGTTCGCGAGGTGTTGAGCCGATGA
- a CDS encoding alpha/beta hydrolase, whose protein sequence is MRADEIHPQATAALERQERFPIPHSRLGLKLSRLLTRPAMWLRNRNPPAVGETRALSIPTPAGDRPARLYLPEGDGPLPTVVFFHGGGFVLGSLDTHDRLCRVLTRESGCGVLSVDYRLAPEHPFPAAVEDAYAAVEWAAATPEAVAGTGDLAVAGDSAGGTLAAVAALMAAERDGPDLAYQALLYPGVGVDPEQDSVRENDGIVLTRADLAWFRECYYGSDVHTRNPYADPTNAADLSGVAPATVVTAGFDPLHDGGKAYAEKLVADGVGTRYVNYDDMVHGFATMPGVDRADEALADLAGDLAGAFGAD, encoded by the coding sequence GTGCGCGCAGACGAGATACACCCGCAGGCGACGGCGGCCCTCGAACGACAGGAGCGGTTCCCCATCCCGCACAGCCGGCTCGGCCTGAAGCTCTCGCGGCTGCTCACCCGACCGGCGATGTGGCTGCGGAACCGGAACCCGCCCGCGGTCGGCGAGACGCGCGCCCTCTCGATACCCACGCCCGCGGGCGACCGGCCCGCCCGCCTGTATCTCCCCGAGGGGGATGGACCGTTACCGACGGTCGTCTTCTTCCACGGCGGCGGCTTCGTCCTCGGGAGCCTCGACACCCACGACCGGCTGTGCCGCGTGTTGACCCGGGAGAGCGGCTGCGGCGTCCTCTCGGTCGACTACCGGCTCGCGCCCGAACACCCGTTCCCCGCCGCGGTCGAGGACGCGTACGCGGCAGTCGAGTGGGCGGCCGCGACCCCCGAGGCGGTGGCGGGGACCGGCGACCTCGCCGTCGCGGGCGACTCGGCCGGCGGCACCCTCGCGGCCGTCGCGGCGCTGATGGCCGCCGAGCGGGACGGCCCCGACCTCGCGTATCAGGCGCTCCTCTACCCCGGCGTCGGCGTCGACCCCGAACAGGACTCCGTCCGCGAGAACGACGGTATCGTCCTCACGCGCGCGGACCTCGCGTGGTTCCGCGAGTGCTACTACGGGAGCGACGTGCACACGCGCAACCCCTACGCCGACCCGACGAACGCGGCCGACCTCTCGGGGGTCGCGCCGGCGACGGTCGTCACGGCGGGCTTCGACCCGCTCCACGACGGGGGCAAGGCGTACGCCGAGAAGCTCGTCGCGGACGGCGTCGGGACGCGCTACGTGAACTACGACGACATGGTCCACGGGTTCGCCACGATGCCCGGCGTCGACCGCGCCGACGAGGCGCTCGCCGATCTCGCCGGTGACCTCGCGGGCGCGTTCGGCGCGGACTGA
- a CDS encoding transglutaminase domain-containing protein, whose protein sequence is MSEESPFGSTGGREYGRVLLTVACIVALVVAAAMVPLLSSGGLGESPAGGLVPIPGFAGDAEGARGAPGSTGSGGASGPTSGSGLGALNPGASTGVGGSLAEENATNPFRTLGSETHFVVEASRTTYWRTGAYAEYTGEGWERIGDAEPYDPPIEEPGLPGRELEYRVTLRQSASAVPTAWRPRSVSFVARDPDLTVRSGAVRAERRLQAGTTFAGVSVVPDRRPEVLRSAGRDYPDAIAERYTQLPEDTSDRLGAFTANLTSNASSPYETAVAIEAWLERNKEYSLNVESPPNDDVASQFVLEMDEGYCEYFATSMTAMLRTQDIPARYVVGYTGGERTGENEYTVRGMNAHAWVEVYFPDVGWVRFDPTPASERIAAESAALGGGSGDGSGGEGGDGGPTPTPGLGGAGDVTATATPGGTATPDGGGDGTATPDGGDGTTTPDNGGDGTATPDGSGDGTATPDNGGDSDGTTGELGALNPGASTDVGGSLAEENATNPFQTLGGDTHFVVEASRTTYWRTGAYGGYTGEGWEQVEGAEPYDPPLDRPARAGEELEYRVTLRQSTTGVPTAWRPRSVSFVARDPDLTVRSGAVRAEQQLPSGTTFTGVSVVPESRPEVLRSAGRDYPDAVAERYTQLPDDTRERLGAFTANLTADADSPYETAVAIEAWLERNKEYSLNVESPPSDDVASQFVLDMEAGYCEYFATSMTAMLRTQDIPARYVVGYTGGEATGDGEYTVRGMNAHAWVEVYFPDVGWVRFDPTPASERLAAESAALAEETDGTATPTPTDAPDDGTSTPTPTPTPTPTPTPTPTPTPTDTPDDDTSTPTPTATPTPTPTPTPTPRPPVEVSLNRSAVPGTTVTVTVTRGGSPVPDARVLFDGEPVGRTDADGEVVAEVPYTRTLEITVVVDGERVAAESIPPPDGDRQRSVPPPRFAQENTTTTVAVNGTLAVAVSGEERTTAEVVFTATIEGVPVRNATVSRNGTAVATTGTNGRAAVTLPAEPGTVTYTVRRGEFAANATLDLPRLRVEAEPVWPLALPFSPVRTTARLGDDPAAGVPVTVGGATVRTGPDGNATLTLPLGSEATAVAERYGQRATVTVTNLYRNTALVAAGAALVVAGLAVAARRTGTGPRSLLARLRAALGWVVRTVAGVVVGIGTALAAAWRRVVAAARDLRAALADLLERRRTLPELLAAFVARLRAWFVGLRTRAEDRYAAVTGDGAATAAGAAEPTPESQLTLREVWGRFVALTTVRRPETRTPGEIATHAVETDGLPADHVRTLRDAFRAVEYGSLDPDEHLARADEALAALEAALAEPDGEDREDRDGAPDGPAPAGGDD, encoded by the coding sequence GTGAGCGAGGAGTCGCCGTTCGGGTCGACCGGCGGGCGCGAGTACGGGCGCGTCCTCCTGACCGTCGCCTGTATCGTCGCGCTCGTCGTCGCCGCGGCGATGGTGCCGCTGCTGTCGAGCGGCGGCCTCGGGGAGTCGCCCGCCGGCGGCCTCGTGCCGATTCCGGGGTTCGCGGGCGACGCCGAAGGTGCACGGGGGGCTCCCGGCTCGACCGGAAGCGGCGGGGCGAGCGGCCCGACGAGCGGGAGCGGCCTCGGGGCGCTCAACCCCGGCGCGTCCACGGGCGTCGGGGGGTCGCTCGCGGAGGAGAACGCGACGAACCCCTTCCGGACGCTCGGTAGCGAGACGCACTTCGTCGTGGAGGCGTCGCGGACGACGTACTGGCGCACCGGCGCGTACGCCGAGTACACCGGCGAGGGCTGGGAGCGCATCGGCGACGCCGAGCCGTACGACCCGCCGATAGAGGAGCCGGGGCTCCCCGGCAGGGAACTGGAGTACCGGGTGACGCTCCGGCAGTCGGCGAGCGCGGTGCCGACGGCGTGGCGACCCCGGAGCGTCTCGTTCGTCGCGCGCGACCCCGACCTCACGGTGCGGTCGGGCGCGGTTCGCGCCGAGCGCCGACTCCAGGCCGGCACGACGTTCGCGGGCGTTAGCGTCGTCCCCGATCGCCGGCCCGAGGTGTTGCGGAGCGCGGGGCGCGACTACCCCGACGCGATCGCCGAGCGCTACACCCAACTGCCGGAGGATACCTCCGACCGACTCGGCGCGTTCACCGCGAACCTCACGTCGAACGCCTCGTCGCCGTACGAGACGGCTGTCGCGATAGAGGCGTGGCTCGAACGGAACAAGGAATACTCGCTGAACGTCGAGTCCCCGCCGAACGACGACGTCGCCTCGCAGTTCGTCCTCGAGATGGACGAGGGCTACTGCGAGTACTTCGCCACGTCCATGACCGCGATGCTCCGGACGCAGGACATCCCCGCACGCTACGTCGTCGGCTACACCGGCGGCGAGCGCACCGGGGAGAACGAGTACACGGTTCGGGGGATGAACGCCCACGCGTGGGTCGAGGTGTACTTCCCCGACGTCGGCTGGGTCCGCTTCGACCCGACACCCGCGAGCGAACGGATAGCGGCCGAGTCCGCGGCGCTCGGCGGGGGGAGCGGCGACGGGAGCGGCGGTGAAGGCGGCGACGGCGGCCCCACACCGACGCCCGGTCTCGGTGGGGCCGGTGACGTCACGGCGACGGCGACACCCGGCGGAACCGCGACACCGGACGGCGGCGGTGACGGAACGGCAACACCGGACGGCGGTGACGGAACGACGACACCCGACAACGGCGGTGACGGAACGGCAACGCCGGACGGCAGCGGTGACGGAACCGCGACACCCGACAACGGCGGTGACAGCGACGGGACGACCGGTGAACTCGGGGCACTCAACCCCGGCGCGTCCACGGACGTCGGCGGGTCGCTCGCGGAGGAGAACGCGACGAACCCGTTCCAGACGCTCGGCGGGGATACGCACTTCGTCGTCGAGGCGTCGCGGACGACGTACTGGCGCACCGGCGCGTACGGCGGATACACCGGCGAGGGCTGGGAACAGGTCGAAGGGGCCGAGCCGTACGACCCGCCGCTGGACCGGCCGGCGCGCGCCGGCGAGGAACTGGAGTACCGGGTCACCCTCCGACAGTCAACCACGGGCGTACCGACCGCGTGGCGACCCCGGAGCGTCTCGTTCGTCGCGCGCGACCCCGACCTCACGGTGCGGTCGGGCGCGGTTCGCGCCGAACAGCAACTCCCCTCGGGGACGACGTTCACGGGCGTCAGCGTCGTCCCGGAGAGCCGCCCAGAGGTGTTGCGGAGCGCCGGGCGCGACTACCCCGACGCGGTCGCCGAGCGCTACACTCAGCTACCCGACGACACGCGCGAGCGGCTGGGCGCGTTCACCGCGAACCTCACGGCCGACGCCGACTCGCCGTACGAGACGGCTGTCGCGATAGAGGCGTGGCTCGAACGGAACAAGGAGTACTCGCTGAACGTCGAATCCCCGCCGAGCGACGACGTCGCCTCGCAGTTCGTCCTCGACATGGAGGCCGGCTACTGCGAGTACTTCGCCACGTCCATGACCGCGATGCTCCGGACGCAGGACATCCCCGCACGCTACGTCGTCGGCTACACCGGCGGGGAAGCGACGGGGGACGGGGAGTACACCGTCCGGGGGATGAACGCCCACGCGTGGGTCGAGGTGTACTTCCCCGACGTCGGCTGGGTCCGCTTCGACCCGACGCCCGCGAGCGAACGACTGGCGGCCGAGTCCGCGGCGCTCGCCGAAGAAACCGACGGCACCGCGACCCCGACGCCGACGGACGCGCCGGACGACGGAACGAGTACGCCGACACCGACACCCACCCCGACGCCGACACCCACCCCGACACCCACGCCCACACCGACCGACACGCCCGACGACGACACGAGCACGCCGACGCCGACAGCGACCCCGACACCCACACCCACGCCGACACCCACGCCCCGTCCGCCGGTCGAGGTGTCGCTCAATCGGAGCGCGGTGCCGGGAACGACGGTCACCGTGACCGTGACGCGCGGCGGGAGTCCCGTGCCGGACGCGCGCGTCCTGTTCGACGGCGAGCCGGTCGGGCGGACCGACGCCGACGGCGAGGTGGTGGCGGAGGTGCCGTACACCCGGACGCTGGAGATAACGGTCGTCGTGGACGGCGAGCGGGTGGCCGCGGAGTCGATACCGCCGCCCGACGGCGACCGGCAGCGGTCGGTGCCGCCGCCCCGGTTCGCACAGGAGAACACGACGACGACGGTGGCGGTGAACGGGACGCTCGCGGTCGCCGTCTCCGGGGAGGAGCGCACGACGGCCGAGGTGGTGTTCACGGCGACGATAGAGGGCGTTCCCGTCCGGAACGCGACCGTCTCGCGCAACGGCACGGCGGTGGCGACGACCGGAACGAACGGTCGCGCGGCGGTGACGCTGCCCGCGGAACCCGGCACCGTCACGTACACCGTCCGGCGCGGGGAGTTCGCGGCGAACGCGACGCTCGACCTGCCGCGGCTCCGGGTCGAGGCCGAGCCGGTGTGGCCGCTCGCGCTGCCCTTCTCGCCGGTCCGGACGACGGCGCGACTCGGCGACGACCCGGCCGCGGGCGTCCCCGTCACGGTCGGCGGCGCGACGGTCCGGACCGGTCCCGACGGCAACGCCACGCTGACGCTCCCGCTCGGGAGCGAGGCGACGGCCGTCGCCGAGCGGTACGGCCAGCGCGCGACCGTCACGGTGACGAACCTCTACCGGAACACCGCGCTCGTCGCCGCCGGCGCGGCCCTCGTCGTCGCCGGCCTCGCCGTCGCCGCCCGCCGCACCGGGACGGGCCCGCGGAGCCTGCTCGCGCGCCTCCGGGCCGCCCTCGGGTGGGTCGTCCGGACCGTCGCGGGCGTCGTCGTCGGCATCGGCACGGCGCTTGCGGCGGCGTGGCGGCGCGTCGTCGCCGCGGCGCGCGACCTCCGGGCGGCGCTCGCCGACCTGCTCGAACGCCGGCGGACCCTTCCCGAACTGCTCGCCGCGTTCGTCGCCCGTCTGCGCGCGTGGTTCGTCGGCCTCCGCACCCGCGCCGAGGACCGCTACGCGGCCGTGACGGGCGACGGGGCCGCGACGGCCGCGGGCGCCGCCGAACCGACCCCCGAGAGCCAACTCACCCTGCGGGAGGTGTGGGGCCGCTTCGTCGCGCTGACGACCGTTCGCCGGCCCGAGACCCGCACGCCCGGCGAGATCGCGACGCACGCCGTGGAGACCGACGGCCTCCCCGCCGACCACGTCCGCACGCTCCGGGACGCCTTCCGGGCCGTGGAGTACGGGTCGCTCGACCCGGACGAGCACCTCGCGCGGGCCGACGAGGCGCTCGCCGCGCTGGAGGCCGCGCTCGCCGAACCGGACGGCGAGGACCGCGAGGACCGCGACGGCGCGCCCGACGGCCCCGCGCCCGCGGGGGGTGACGACTGA